The genome window GATCAGTGCCGAGAAGATCGACGTCTTCACGTCGTAGTAGTTTTCCGAGCGCTGCTTGGAGCGCGGTGCCTGGTCGTAGCTGAGCAACGGCTCGGGCGCGGGAGCCTCGACCGGCGCCGGCTCACTGGCGAACGACGTGAAGCCGTCATCCAACGCCTTCTCGTTCAGTGCCGGTTCGTCGCCGAACGGATCGAAATCGATGCTCGGTTCAAGCGGCGTCGTCGGCGACAGGGAGTCCGTGCGCGGCGGTTCCGCCGGCCTCTCGACCGCAGGTTTCGGCGCTCCAGGAGTAACGCTGCCACGCTTTCCGAACATGCCGTTCGCCTCTCGCTTCCTCTGCACTCAACCTCAACGCGCGCATCGAAGCGATGCGCACGACACACTCACTCAGGCGCTCTTCTTGGCGCGAAACCGTTCGAGCAACGGTGCCAGCGCCGATTTCTTCTGACGACGCGCCTCGCCACGGCCCGTGATCACCTGAGCGATGGTGTCGAAGGTCGCGCCGACCGGGTTTTTCGGGTCGACTTCGCTGATCATCTGACCGTTGTTGGCGGCACCGCCGAACAGCGGAATGTCGAACGGAATTTCCGCCAGGATGTCGGTATCGAGCGCGCGCATGAATTCCTCGCCGCGAATTTCCGGCCGTTTCGGCATACCGACCTGGTTCAGCACCAGTCGGGGAGCCGCGTCATTCGGCCGGGCGTTCTTGAGGAAGTCGACGATGTTCTTGGCATTGCGCAGATTGGCGAGATCCGGCGCGGCGACGACAACGATTTCGTCGGCGCTGCGCAGCACCTGGCGCGACCAGCGGGTCCACACATGCGGCACGTCGAGGATGGCGGTCGGAATGCTGCCGCGCATCACATCGAGCAGCCCGTCGAAGCTCTTCTCGTCGAAATCATACGGCCGGTCGAGGGTCGCGGGCGCCGCCAGAAGGCTCAGATGCTCGGCGCATTTCGACAGCAGGCGGTCGAGATAGACCTCGTCGAGGCGCTCCGGCGACTGCACTGCCTCGGCAATGCCCTGCACCGGGTCCTGATTGAAGTCGAGACCGGCGGTGCCGAACGGCAGATCCATGTCGGCGAGCACGACCTCGCTCTCGAACTGGCGCGCGATCGACCAGGCGACGTTGTGGGCAACCGTCGAGGCGCCGCAGCCACCCTTGGCGCCGACGAAGGCGACGACGCGACCGAGCGGGCTTGCCTCGGGGTTGTGATAGAGGTCGCCGACCGCACGGATGAGGTCGAAAAGCTGCAACGGAGCAACGAGGTATTCGCTGACGCCACTGCGGATCAGATCGCGGTACAGCTCGACGTCGTTGACGTGGCCGATGACGATCACCTTGGTGCCGGCGTCGCAGACTTCGGCAAGCGAGTCGAGTTCGGCCATAAGATCGACGCGCTGCTTCATCGACTCGACGATGATCAGGTTCGGGGTCGGCGCCGAGTGGTAATAGTTCGCCGCCGCCATCACGCCGCCCATGTGGACCTTGACGTGGGTCTTGGTCATGCGGCGGTCCTTGGACGCGGTCTCGATCAGGCGACTGATCTCGGGCGTCTCGCAAAAGGCCTGCATGGAAATGCGCGGCAAGGGGCCGAGGCTGGCCAGCATGTCGGCTTCGCCCGTAGCGGCGGTCTGCCCGGTCATCTCCGGTTCAGGCGGCGCTCCGAAAGTGAGAGTGGCCATTACTCACCTCCCTTGACGTTGGCGATTGCACCGGCGCCGTCGTCGCCATAATCCGTGCCCGTCTTCTCGCCCTTGGCGTACTTCTCGAGGACCGTGGCGCGGCGCATCGGGTCGGACGGCGTCATGGCGCGCGGATGCAGGAGGTCGGCCGGATTGGCGACCATCGCCGCCAGATTGCTCTGGGTAGCGCAACCGAATTCGCTGTAGCTCGAGTTCTCGAAATTGGCGGCGAGATTGTCGCGCCAGATACCGCACTGCCCGACGGAGGCCTTGAGGCCGACATATTGCAGCCGGATCGGCGCGGCCGCCTCGGGGGCGTCGGTGCGATAGGTAAAGGACTGGATCATGTCGGAACGAATACCGGCATTGATCAGGGTCGAGCGGACCTGACGGGCCACATACATCGCCGCGGTATCGTTGTTGGCGCCACTCGGGACCTGGATCTCGATGCCGCCATCGCCGCGCTTCCTTGCGCGATCGGCGAAGGCGACGACGACGCCGGCAAGATCGGACGACAGCACGCGGGTGTGAGCGCCGACCGGAATGTCGAGCACTTCGGGCGCCTCGCTGATGATGATCGGGTGCCGCGTCTTGTAGCCGTCGGTCGGGACCGAGCCGGTTATGACGGGATCCTTGCGGCACGCGGAAAGCGCCACAGCGGCAAGGATGACGGTGCCGATCACGACCGGGCGAAGAGGCCCGCGGGCCGGCCGGCTATGTTGCGTGACAGTACTCATGACAGATCTCCAAATGCCCACCGACCGGGTTACTCGTAGATGAATCCGTAACGGCCATGGTACTGGCCGGGAGCGCCCTGCTCGCCGTCAACCCGGTACATCCGGTTGAGGCGATTGAGGAAAATCGTTGCGGCATCGGATGCCGGCGAGAGATTCTGGTCCGGACGCCGTAGCGCCGACGTCTTCACCGGATCGACCAGATACGGCGTCACGAAGACCACGAACTCGCTCTGGCTGCGTTGGTAGTCGCGGCTCTTGAAGAGCGCGCCGAGCACCGGCAGGTTGAGCAGGCCGGGAATGCCGTTGATGCTCTGGCGAACGTCGTCCTTGATGAGACCGGCCAGGACCAACGTTCCACCAGACGGCAGTTCGACGGTGCTGTCGGCGCGACGCACGCGCAGGCCCGGGATCGACAACGTGTTGCCCGAGCCGCCACCGCCGACGGTGTAACCGCCATCGGTGGTCAGTTCGCTCATCTCCGTCTTGACGCGGGTGCTGATGCGACCGCCGGACAGAACGACCGGGGTGAATTCGAGGCTGATGCCGTATTTCTTGAATTCGATCGTGATGTTGCCATCCTGGTCGCGGCCGACCGGAACGGGATACTCGCCACCGACCAGGAAGCTGGCGCTTTCACCGGAGACGGCGGTCAGCGTCGGCTCGGCCAGCGTACGGATCACGCCGTCCTGCTGCAGGGCGCGGATGGTGCCGCTGACGCCGGAACTGCCGGTCTGGTAGGTGCCGTTGACGAGGCTGTCGGCAATCGCCGCGCCGGCGACGGAGAACGGATTCTCCGTCACAGCCTGAACGGTCATATTGCCGATCGAGCCGAACGGCTGCAGGTCGACGCCGAGCTGCTTGATGATGGTGCGCTGCACTTCGGCAATGGTCACCTTGAGGTGGACCTGTTCCTCGCCGCGCACAGCGATCATCGAAACCACCTTGCCCTCTTCACCGCCAGTGAACTTGGAGGCGATGTCAACGGCGCGCTTGGCCTCTGCCGGGGTGTTGGCCGTGCCCGACAGGACGACGCTGCCGTTGAGGGATTCCGCCTTGATGGCGCTACCGGGAAGCAGGCGATTGAGCGCCCGTTCCAGATCGCCGGTATCGGTTTCCACCGAGAGCTCGAAGCTGGCGAGCTGATGACCGCCCTGACCGAACAGGAAGACGTTCGCCTGGCCGGCGGCAACACCGAGAATGTAGACCCGGCGCGAGGATCTCACCACGGCATCGGCGATCTCGGGATTGGAGACGAGGACGTCGGCGACGTCGGCTCCCAATTCGATGACCACCGACTTGTTCAGGCCGACCTTCAGCGGACGAGCTCCGGAGAGCCCGCTGGCGGGGACGCGCAGCAGCTTGGGATAGTCACTTGCGGCAACAGCCGGCGGCGCGGCAAGGGCGCCGAGCACCGTTGCCAGCGCAACTGCCAGCAGAACCGTATTTCGTTTCAACCAACCGCTCATCTCACTCACACTCCTCAGCCGGTTTACCGACACGCACCCGCGACGATTACCGTGACGTGGTCGACTGGGTTTGGATTCCGTATTTGACGTAGCTGACACCGCTGCGCCGTTTGCGCTTGACCGTTTCTTCCGTCCCGGGCTGGGAATCGGCGATCGACCGCAGGGCCAGCGAAATCGAGCCGAGCTGCTGCGACTGGGCGATGATTTCCGCCTCCGACGGCCCAAGCTCGAGGGTCGCCGTTTCGCGACCGACAACGGCCTTCTCGCCCTCGCGGTCCTCGATCGTCTGGTCGATGGCGAGCACGCGGACATTCTCGAGGATCGTTTCGCTGTACCATTCCTGGCGTTCGCCGCCGTTCGAGCGCTGCCGGGTCAGGATGACGTCGACGCGGTCGTTCGGCAGCACGAAGCCGCCGGCGGTGTTGAGCGCGGAAACCTGCACCGCGATGGCGCGGCGGCCCTTCGGCAGGATGGCCGACATGAAGCCGCGATCGGAACGGATCAGCTTCTGTTCCTTGATCGGTTCACCCGACAGGAATGGCGTGCGGGCGATGGTGCCGGTCAGTTCCTCAAGCGCCTGAGGGCGCGAGGAGCGCACGATATAGGCGCCACCGAGACCGGATTGCGGCCATTTCTGCCATTGCAGCTCGTTCGGGGTGATCATCTTGCCGATCGGGACGTCGACGGAGGCGACGAGGACCTCATCGGACGGGATCTCTTCGACCTTCGTGATGACGGTCTGCTTTTCCGGCTTCTGCCCGATCGCATTGACGAGCAGCATGGCGGCGAGAAGGCCCGCCACGATGGCCACCGCGATGAGAATGAGACGCTTACTTTTCATTGCCACCGATCCAACAGGTTCTCGGGCGACCTGATCCGCCCGTTGTCTGAATTCTCGGAGGCAATCCTCAAATTATGGTTAATCGGTCGTGACGATTTTTAGTTAATCTATTCTTGCACCGGGAAATGGCGGAGTTCGTGGGAGTTTGAAGCGGCAAACGCGCACCGATTGAGGTCGGCCGCGCGCACGGGAGGTGCCAGGACAGGAGGTTCGGACGGTATCCTAGTGCAGGACAGCCGCCAGCCAGAGCGTTTCGGGATAGATCACGAGCGCGCCGGCAGCCAATGCGATGCCATAGGGTACGCCGTTTGTGGCGTTATGCAGCCGGGCAACCCAGCCAATGTCGGCCATTGCCGTGGGCAAGGGAATGCGGCGCGCGAAAAGGATCACAAGGGTGAGCGCTCCACCGAACACGGCCGCAATCAGCAGAAACTGAAGCGTATGGAAGCCGCCGAACCACAAGGCGATCGAGGCGGCCATCTTGGCATCGCCGCCGCCCATCCAACCCATCGAAAAACCCGCGAAGCCGATCGCCAGAACGGCGAAGGCAACGAGCACATGCATGCCGGCCTGTTCCCAGCCAAGCCCGATCCGGGCGGCGAAGACGGCAAAACCGATGATCAGCACCAACGACAGCTTGTTGGAGATCCGCATGGTCAACATGTCCGACAGGCCGGCGAAGATCATCGCGAGCGGAAACACAGCGATGAGCAGGCTGTCGACGATGCCGAGGCTGGTAAACATGGGGGAACTCCTTGCCGTTTGCGAAGCCGACATTAGAGCGTTGAGGTGAAAACCCGGTAAACGCGTGGACCCGCGCGGGATGAGAAACCGCAGCCGCAGGGGCATTTTACGTTCGGGTCGAATAGGCGAAATGCTCGATCGGCCTGTTTCGGGCAGCTCCGTCGGCGCCAATTGGTCCAATTGGCTGCACGATGCTGTTCGTCTAGGCGCATCTTTGTCGACGCCAATTGGTCCAATTGGCTGCACGATGCTTTTGACAAAGAAAAACCGGCGCAGGTGACTGCGCCGGTTTTCCATACCCGTCTCGATTATCCCGGTCGGTTGGCCGCTCCGCCGTTGCCGGCCAGAGCGGCCAGAACCCGATCGCGCGGGATAATCGGATCAGACCGTCTGATCAACCGCCGTTGGCGGCCTGCAGCTTGGTCGAAACGGTGCCGAAGGTCGTGCTCAGCTGGGTGCCCAGCGTCGTCGCGGCGCCGATGATGG of Hyphomicrobiales bacterium contains these proteins:
- a CDS encoding pilus assembly protein, encoding MSTVTQHSRPARGPLRPVVIGTVILAAVALSACRKDPVITGSVPTDGYKTRHPIIISEAPEVLDIPVGAHTRVLSSDLAGVVVAFADRARKRGDGGIEIQVPSGANNDTAAMYVARQVRSTLINAGIRSDMIQSFTYRTDAPEAAAPIRLQYVGLKASVGQCGIWRDNLAANFENSSYSEFGCATQSNLAAMVANPADLLHPRAMTPSDPMRRATVLEKYAKGEKTGTDYGDDGAGAIANVKGGE
- a CDS encoding Flp family type IVb pilin yields the protein MTKNFMRFLKDEDGATAIEYGLIAALIAVAIIGAATTLGTQLSTTFGTVSTKLQAANGG
- a CDS encoding CtpF protein — its product is MTGQTAATGEADMLASLGPLPRISMQAFCETPEISRLIETASKDRRMTKTHVKVHMGGVMAAANYYHSAPTPNLIIVESMKQRVDLMAELDSLAEVCDAGTKVIVIGHVNDVELYRDLIRSGVSEYLVAPLQLFDLIRAVGDLYHNPEASPLGRVVAFVGAKGGCGASTVAHNVAWSIARQFESEVVLADMDLPFGTAGLDFNQDPVQGIAEAVQSPERLDEVYLDRLLSKCAEHLSLLAAPATLDRPYDFDEKSFDGLLDVMRGSIPTAILDVPHVWTRWSRQVLRSADEIVVVAAPDLANLRNAKNIVDFLKNARPNDAAPRLVLNQVGMPKRPEIRGEEFMRALDTDILAEIPFDIPLFGGAANNGQMISEVDPKNPVGATFDTIAQVITGRGEARRQKKSALAPLLERFRAKKSA
- the cpaB gene encoding Flp pilus assembly protein CpaB, yielding MKSKRLILIAVAIVAGLLAAMLLVNAIGQKPEKQTVITKVEEIPSDEVLVASVDVPIGKMITPNELQWQKWPQSGLGGAYIVRSSRPQALEELTGTIARTPFLSGEPIKEQKLIRSDRGFMSAILPKGRRAIAVQVSALNTAGGFVLPNDRVDVILTRQRSNGGERQEWYSETILENVRVLAIDQTIEDREGEKAVVGRETATLELGPSEAEIIAQSQQLGSISLALRSIADSQPGTEETVKRKRRSGVSYVKYGIQTQSTTSR
- a CDS encoding pilus assembly protein, with the translated sequence MSGWLKRNTVLLAVALATVLGALAAPPAVAASDYPKLLRVPASGLSGARPLKVGLNKSVVIELGADVADVLVSNPEIADAVVRSSRRVYILGVAAGQANVFLFGQGGHQLASFELSVETDTGDLERALNRLLPGSAIKAESLNGSVVLSGTANTPAEAKRAVDIASKFTGGEEGKVVSMIAVRGEEQVHLKVTIAEVQRTIIKQLGVDLQPFGSIGNMTVQAVTENPFSVAGAAIADSLVNGTYQTGSSGVSGTIRALQQDGVIRTLAEPTLTAVSGESASFLVGGEYPVPVGRDQDGNITIEFKKYGISLEFTPVVLSGGRISTRVKTEMSELTTDGGYTVGGGGSGNTLSIPGLRVRRADSTVELPSGGTLVLAGLIKDDVRQSINGIPGLLNLPVLGALFKSRDYQRSQSEFVVFVTPYLVDPVKTSALRRPDQNLSPASDAATIFLNRLNRMYRVDGEQGAPGQYHGRYGFIYE
- a CDS encoding peptidase, giving the protein MFTSLGIVDSLLIAVFPLAMIFAGLSDMLTMRISNKLSLVLIIGFAVFAARIGLGWEQAGMHVLVAFAVLAIGFAGFSMGWMGGGDAKMAASIALWFGGFHTLQFLLIAAVFGGALTLVILFARRIPLPTAMADIGWVARLHNATNGVPYGIALAAGALVIYPETLWLAAVLH